A region of Bacteroidota bacterium DNA encodes the following proteins:
- a CDS encoding DNA polymerase III subunit gamma/tau, which translates to MENFIVSARKYRPSTFDTVVGQLTITSTLKNAIKNKHLAQAFLFCGPRGVGKTTCARILAKTINCPDKTSNIEACDKCDSCVSFNTGSSLNVFELDAASNNSVDDIRNLVEQVRFAPQLGTHKIYIIDEVHMLSQAAFNAFLKTLEEPPAHAIFILATTEKHKIIPTILSRCQIFDFSRIQIDDIVKHLQSIAQKENINAESDALHIIAQKADGALRDSLSMFDQIVTYTGDAITYKAVIENLNILDYDYYFKVTDAILGKDIPSSLVLFNEILDNGFDGHNFINGLSAHFRNLLVCKDEVTIKLLEVGNNIKEKYKSQAGLCQQEFLLDALNVANTYDQQFKLSKNQRLTVELALMNLCSVTTGSSLAAEKKNDLIKIIAPLSPQNGFETLQAAPQTLNNKDVVLDSNKNVESQQNGKETIQAANQTSFQTIEHGKSNFVPDSKPSKITVNKPISIKEHLASINKPEKKNQIGNNGENAQEETNSQPFNYEEFLNVWNDYADIVREQTKQNLYTTLTSRKPNIEDDYIITLLVDNDFQIDELKAEQFELLSFLKNKLKNYKLTFTASVIEVEREKKIFTSRDKYKRMSEINPHIIKLKHTLDLELDY; encoded by the coding sequence ATGGAAAATTTTATTGTTTCGGCCCGAAAGTACAGACCCTCCACCTTTGATACTGTTGTTGGGCAGTTAACCATTACATCCACGCTTAAAAATGCCATAAAAAACAAACACCTTGCCCAGGCATTTTTATTTTGCGGACCAAGAGGTGTTGGTAAAACAACCTGTGCCCGTATTCTTGCCAAAACAATTAATTGTCCGGATAAAACCTCCAATATTGAGGCTTGTGATAAATGCGATTCCTGTGTTTCTTTTAATACCGGCAGCTCATTAAATGTTTTTGAACTTGATGCCGCCTCCAATAATTCGGTAGATGATATTCGAAATCTTGTTGAACAGGTAAGATTTGCTCCTCAACTGGGAACACACAAAATATATATAATTGACGAGGTTCACATGCTTTCCCAGGCTGCATTTAACGCATTTCTTAAAACGCTTGAGGAACCACCAGCACACGCCATTTTCATTCTTGCTACTACCGAAAAGCATAAGATTATTCCTACTATACTTTCCCGTTGCCAGATTTTTGATTTCAGCAGAATACAAATTGATGACATTGTAAAGCATCTGCAAAGCATTGCACAAAAGGAAAACATCAATGCAGAATCAGACGCTCTTCATATTATTGCTCAAAAAGCAGATGGAGCTTTAAGGGATTCCCTTTCCATGTTTGATCAGATTGTTACTTATACCGGTGATGCTATTACTTATAAAGCGGTTATCGAAAATCTAAATATACTTGATTACGATTATTATTTTAAAGTAACTGATGCTATTTTAGGAAAAGATATTCCTTCTTCTTTAGTATTGTTCAACGAAATTCTTGACAATGGATTTGACGGCCATAATTTTATTAACGGCCTTTCTGCTCATTTTAGAAATTTACTTGTTTGTAAAGATGAAGTTACCATAAAACTTCTTGAGGTAGGAAACAACATCAAGGAAAAATATAAAAGTCAAGCAGGACTTTGCCAGCAAGAATTTTTACTTGATGCACTTAATGTGGCTAACACTTATGATCAGCAATTCAAATTAAGCAAAAACCAACGCTTAACTGTTGAACTCGCATTGATGAACCTCTGTTCAGTTACAACAGGAAGCAGCTTAGCTGCTGAAAAAAAAAATGACCTGATAAAAATAATAGCTCCCCTTTCACCTCAAAACGGATTTGAAACTTTACAAGCCGCTCCACAAACACTTAATAATAAGGATGTTGTATTAGATTCGAATAAAAATGTAGAGAGTCAACAAAACGGTAAGGAAACAATTCAAGCTGCAAATCAAACCTCTTTTCAAACTATAGAACATGGAAAAAGTAATTTTGTACCTGATTCTAAACCATCGAAAATTACTGTAAACAAACCAATTTCCATTAAGGAACATCTTGCCTCAATAAATAAGCCTGAGAAGAAAAACCAAATAGGAAACAACGGGGAGAATGCTCAAGAAGAAACAAATTCACAACCCTTTAATTACGAAGAATTCCTAAATGTTTGGAATGATTATGCTGATATTGTAAGGGAACAAACCAAACAAAATTTATATACAACACTAACTTCAAGGAAACCAAATATAGAAGATGATTATATTATTACATTATTAGTAGATAACGATTTTCAAATAGATGAACTAAAAGCAGAACAATTTGAATTGTTAAGCTTCCTGAAAAACAAATTAAAAAACTACAAATTAACGTTTACAGCAAGTGTAATTGAGGTAGAAAGGGAAAAAAAAATATTTACTTCAAGGGATAAATACAAAAGAATGTCAGAAATAAACCCGCATATTATTAAATTAAAACATACCTTAGATTTAGAATTAGACTATTAA
- a CDS encoding 30S ribosomal protein S6 — protein MSNRYETVFIMTPVLSEEQTKEAVNKYKQYLLDNGAKIKHEENWGLRKLAYPIQKKSTGFYHLVEFEAEGTVIAGLEVQFKRDERILRFLTVALDKHALAYAEKKRNKSKNSQPQEAKSAEA, from the coding sequence ATGTCAAATCGTTATGAAACCGTTTTCATTATGACTCCCGTTTTGTCTGAAGAACAGACAAAGGAAGCGGTAAACAAGTACAAGCAATATTTGCTTGACAATGGTGCTAAGATAAAGCACGAAGAAAATTGGGGCTTGCGTAAGCTTGCATATCCAATCCAGAAAAAAAGTACAGGTTTTTACCATCTTGTTGAATTTGAAGCAGAGGGTACTGTAATTGCAGGTCTGGAAGTACAGTTTAAAAGAGATGAGCGCATTTTGCGTTTTCTTACTGTAGCATTGGATAAACATGCTCTTGCTTATGCAGAGAAAAAAAGAAATAAATCAAAAAATTCCCAACCGCAAGAGGCTAAATCAGCTGAAGCTTAA
- a CDS encoding 30S ribosomal protein S18 yields MSNSSEIRYLTPPSVEVKKKKYCRFKRSGIKFIDYKDADFLLKLVNEQGKILPRRLTGTSLKYQRKVGQSIKRARHLALMPYVADMLK; encoded by the coding sequence ATGTCGAATTCATCAGAAATAAGATATCTTACTCCTCCTAGTGTAGAGGTTAAGAAGAAAAAATATTGCCGTTTTAAAAGAAGCGGTATTAAATTTATCGATTATAAGGATGCTGATTTCCTTTTGAAATTAGTAAACGAGCAAGGTAAAATTTTACCAAGAAGGCTTACCGGAACTTCTTTGAAATATCAGAGAAAAGTTGGACAATCAATTAAAAGAGCGCGTCATTTGGCTTTAATGCCTTATGTAGCAGATATGTTAAAATAA
- a CDS encoding 50S ribosomal protein L9 translates to MEVILIKDVKNLGYADDVVNVKPGYGRNFLIPQKVAIIANTTNKKVLAETQKQRSFKEAKLKESAEKNAKTLEAMTVVVPTKAGESGKIFGSITTIQVADVLKKLGVDVERKYITIKEEPIKNLGTYTASIRLHKEVTIEVKFDVVEEA, encoded by the coding sequence ATGGAAGTAATTTTAATAAAGGACGTTAAAAATTTAGGCTACGCAGATGATGTAGTGAACGTTAAACCTGGTTATGGAAGAAATTTTCTTATTCCACAAAAAGTAGCTATTATAGCGAACACTACAAACAAAAAAGTGCTTGCCGAAACACAAAAACAGCGTTCTTTCAAAGAGGCCAAACTTAAGGAAAGTGCAGAAAAAAATGCAAAAACCTTAGAAGCAATGACTGTTGTTGTTCCTACCAAAGCTGGCGAAAGCGGCAAAATTTTCGGTTCTATCACAACCATTCAGGTTGCTGATGTGCTTAAAAAACTTGGTGTGGATGTGGAAAGAAAATACATTACAATCAAAGAAGAACCAATTAAGAATCTTGGTACTTACACAGCCTCAATTAGACTTCACAAAGAAGTTACCATTGAAGTTAAATTTGATGTAGTAGAAGAAGCATAA